In the Paenibacillus sp. FSL H7-0357 genome, one interval contains:
- a CDS encoding sensor histidine kinase, protein MIRELNSLRYGLILLPAAITIYVYDYADYELFTLHFLLLLLVVTLEYRLPKSLPLLACIELLFTAWLCRQYGTLMIFPAISALLHYSRQQSKAVSVVFTYVHLAVLNIAFSQSTPVEWGVMNLTFLLAVFLNVLLLRTGRGREETQFLYDELRRKHFELEEARGRLLQFTSQVENAAQSEERVRISRQLHDDIGHRLIRVKMMVEAAIHTLPAAPESGMKMMGQIRDQLAASMDDMRAAVRRINYAPQLEGAYALDRLLEEIGRDTGIETTYSIHGYPYPLYPSTQVVLYRNAQEAITNALRHGKAAAVWITLSYSEQEVVMEVGNNGKRPEGDQLRRMQGSGGMGLKGMTERTNLIGGTLELRTEPQFTTITRLPVYRQAEIR, encoded by the coding sequence TTGATTAGAGAACTGAACTCTTTGCGTTACGGCCTCATTCTGCTCCCTGCGGCGATCACTATATACGTCTACGACTATGCCGACTATGAATTATTCACCCTGCATTTCCTGCTGCTGCTGCTTGTGGTGACGCTTGAGTACCGGCTGCCGAAATCACTGCCGCTGCTGGCCTGCATAGAACTGCTCTTCACGGCCTGGCTATGCCGCCAGTACGGTACGCTGATGATTTTCCCGGCCATCTCGGCGCTGCTGCATTATTCACGGCAACAGTCAAAGGCGGTATCCGTCGTGTTCACCTACGTTCATTTGGCTGTCCTGAATATCGCCTTCAGTCAATCAACACCTGTCGAATGGGGAGTGATGAATCTTACCTTCCTGCTGGCCGTTTTTCTCAATGTGCTGCTGCTGCGGACCGGCCGCGGCCGCGAGGAAACGCAGTTTCTCTATGATGAGCTGCGCCGCAAGCATTTTGAGCTGGAAGAAGCCCGTGGCCGGCTGCTGCAGTTCACCTCTCAGGTAGAGAATGCCGCACAATCGGAGGAACGGGTACGGATTTCCCGCCAGCTTCATGATGATATCGGCCACAGGCTGATCCGGGTCAAAATGATGGTTGAAGCTGCCATTCATACCTTGCCGGCCGCACCTGAATCCGGAATGAAGATGATGGGCCAGATTCGCGATCAGCTCGCGGCCAGCATGGACGATATGCGCGCTGCCGTAAGACGGATTAATTATGCGCCACAGCTTGAAGGGGCTTATGCCCTGGACCGCCTGCTGGAAGAAATCGGGCGGGATACGGGTATTGAAACCACGTATTCCATTCATGGGTACCCTTATCCGCTGTACCCAAGTACCCAGGTCGTACTTTATAGAAATGCCCAGGAGGCCATCACGAACGCCCTAAGGCACGGAAAAGCAGCGGCAGTATGGATCACACTGTCCTATAGTGAGCAAGAGGTTGTGATGGAGGTTGGCAACAACGGCAAACGGCCCGAAGGCGACCAGCTGCGAAGAATGCAGGGCAGCGGCGGCATGGGCCTGAAAGGCATGACCGAGCGGACAAACCTGATCGGCGGAACACTGGAGCTGCGTACGGAGCCGCAATTCACCACAATTACCCGTCTGCCGGTTTATAGGCAGGCGGAGATTAGGTAA
- a CDS encoding PDZ domain-containing protein has protein sequence MTELLTSWGNAVIHLLLQPYYYIALIFIALYYRRQVALERKLIHVKQHSWGKETWRTIWSGLVMGLLVSLAAIALGISLPGAAVALIWVVSLVLMLFRVRFLCFAYSIGLLGVAQFVLSFFPDSLQSGGVSTFATALRDMDIPALLVLAALLHLAEALLARWQGARLATPLFLAGKRGKVVGGYQLQAFWPLPLFLLIPSGTGIGDLPWQPLLGGGLGLVSLPVIIGFSEMTQSMLPGRKAARTAGRLLLYSIVLLGISLLAAWWSPLTVLAALAAVLLHEGLSWYSALEERSTSPIFVHPPAGRKVLAVLPDSPAQEMGILPGEILLKVNGVLLTEAAQLHEALRMNPAFCKLEVKNREGESKYLQRAIYDGDHHQLGMILVPEPDELRTAEAKPSSIFGIIGMKTGTRRRSLPADGLERTKPAGTEPKQENAGG, from the coding sequence ATGACGGAACTGCTTACAAGCTGGGGGAATGCGGTCATACATCTGCTTCTTCAGCCTTATTACTATATCGCACTTATATTTATAGCACTGTATTACCGCAGGCAGGTTGCACTGGAGCGGAAGCTGATTCATGTGAAGCAGCATAGCTGGGGGAAGGAAACATGGCGGACGATCTGGAGCGGGCTGGTCATGGGGCTGCTTGTCTCGCTAGCCGCGATCGCGCTGGGCATTTCACTGCCCGGGGCTGCGGTAGCTCTCATCTGGGTGGTCAGTCTGGTATTGATGTTGTTTCGTGTGCGGTTTTTATGTTTCGCTTATTCCATAGGCTTGCTGGGAGTTGCGCAATTTGTGCTCTCCTTCTTCCCGGATAGCCTGCAGAGCGGAGGCGTAAGCACCTTCGCCACGGCGCTGCGGGATATGGATATCCCGGCGCTGCTGGTGTTGGCCGCGTTGCTTCATCTCGCGGAGGCGCTGTTGGCGCGCTGGCAGGGCGCGCGCCTGGCAACCCCGCTCTTCCTGGCAGGGAAGCGCGGCAAGGTCGTCGGCGGCTATCAGCTGCAAGCCTTCTGGCCGCTGCCGTTGTTCCTGCTGATTCCCTCAGGTACGGGAATCGGCGACCTGCCCTGGCAGCCGCTGCTGGGCGGCGGCCTTGGGCTGGTCTCGCTGCCGGTGATCATCGGATTCAGCGAGATGACCCAGAGCATGCTGCCCGGGCGCAAGGCGGCCCGCACGGCAGGACGGCTGCTGTTATACAGCATCGTCCTGCTGGGCATCAGCCTGCTTGCGGCCTGGTGGAGCCCGCTGACCGTGCTCGCGGCGCTCGCCGCTGTTCTGCTGCACGAAGGCTTAAGCTGGTACAGCGCTCTGGAGGAGCGCAGTACCAGTCCCATCTTCGTGCATCCCCCGGCCGGCCGCAAGGTGCTTGCCGTGCTGCCGGACAGCCCCGCGCAGGAGATGGGCATCCTGCCGGGCGAGATTCTGCTGAAGGTCAACGGGGTCCTGTTGACCGAAGCGGCGCAGCTGCATGAAGCGCTGCGCATGAACCCGGCGTTCTGCAAGCTGGAGGTAAAGAACCGGGAAGGCGAGAGCAAATATCTGCAGAGGGCGATATATGACGGCGACCATCACCAGCTCGGGATGATTTTGGTGCCGGAGCCGGATGAATTGCGTACTGCGGAGGCCAAACCTTCCAGCATCTTCGGCATCATCGGGATGAAGACCGGAACCCGTCGCCGCAGCCTTCCGGCAGATGGACTCGAGCGGACCAAACCTGCCGGAACTGAACCCAAACAGGAAAACGCCGGAGGCTGA
- a CDS encoding ABC transporter permease, whose product MNILIIAVYELRRLTRSRWVLMILFLLPLVLIFLLGASLSGVVGDKEAETIDPVKVAVVNAGGTGSSKMIKTFLDSAEIKDYIIPHEATTRQEAESGLRSGIYGYAVIVPKEFDSGVQSGGKAELEFILGKDRMDNTVAGTAFDNFLSIMNYKQAAAMTLGPEAVAAAADSHQEGTAVKLGDLSNGGRTYTASQFYAASMLLMFLLYSGLTVTHSLFSEKDNHTLYRINSMPVKGSDLFIGKMLGIAIITMLQCAAIILLSQWLFGVYWGNRPGLLALFCLLMILASLTISVIACMFSKKETEATSIINVITVGMTFLSGGMVPLPDSWVNSIGAFTLNHWTLQAVIRMMLHSDLEQILPNLWMMLLICLILFSAAILSYRKVGYHE is encoded by the coding sequence ATGAATATTTTGATAATTGCGGTGTACGAACTGCGCAGGCTGACCCGTTCACGGTGGGTGCTGATGATTTTGTTCCTGCTGCCGCTGGTGCTGATCTTTCTGCTTGGCGCGTCGCTCTCCGGGGTAGTGGGAGACAAAGAGGCTGAAACTATCGACCCGGTGAAGGTAGCTGTAGTGAATGCTGGTGGGACAGGAAGTTCCAAGATGATCAAGACTTTTCTGGATTCAGCCGAAATCAAGGATTATATTATTCCCCATGAGGCCACAACCAGGCAGGAAGCAGAGAGCGGGCTGCGGTCCGGCATCTACGGCTATGCGGTGATTGTGCCGAAAGAATTTGACAGTGGAGTACAGAGCGGGGGAAAGGCTGAACTGGAGTTCATTCTTGGTAAAGACCGGATGGATAACACCGTTGCTGGAACAGCCTTTGACAATTTTCTCAGCATCATGAATTACAAGCAGGCCGCAGCTATGACACTAGGACCGGAAGCTGTTGCCGCCGCAGCTGATTCTCATCAAGAAGGGACAGCCGTAAAACTTGGGGATTTGAGTAATGGAGGAAGAACTTACACAGCCTCGCAATTTTATGCCGCATCAATGCTGCTGATGTTTCTGCTGTATAGCGGCCTTACGGTGACTCATTCGCTGTTCAGCGAGAAGGACAATCACACGCTTTATAGAATCAACTCCATGCCGGTTAAAGGCTCGGATTTGTTTATAGGAAAAATGCTGGGCATTGCGATTATCACCATGCTTCAATGTGCGGCCATCATTCTGTTGTCTCAATGGCTGTTCGGTGTGTATTGGGGCAATCGTCCGGGTCTGCTGGCGCTGTTCTGCCTGCTGATGATCCTCGCTTCCCTGACCATTTCTGTAATTGCGTGCATGTTCAGCAAAAAAGAGACGGAAGCCACGAGTATCATCAATGTCATTACAGTAGGCATGACCTTTCTGAGCGGCGGCATGGTTCCGCTTCCTGATTCCTGGGTGAACAGTATTGGTGCGTTTACGCTTAATCATTGGACGCTGCAAGCCGTAATCCGAATGATGCTGCATTCAGATTTAGAGCAGATTCTGCCGAATTTATGGATGATGCTGCTGATCTGCCTGATTCTATTCAGTGCGGCAATTCTCTCATACCGGAAGGTGGGGTACCATGAATAA
- a CDS encoding ABC transporter ATP-binding protein, whose protein sequence is MTLAVLSNVVKRYDQKLTVDHVNLSIEEGEIFGLLGPNGAGKSTTISMICGLLKPDGGEIIIDGLSVAAAPLEVKKRIGLVPQELALYETMTAEENVRFFGKLYGLRGKLLKERVEEALEFTGLSDRTKDKPATFSGGMKRRLNIACAIMHRPKLIIMDEPTVGIDPQSRNHILESVKTLNKLGSTIIYTSHYMEEVEAICDRVAIMDKGHVIACGTEKELREKVAHEEKIVIKAVNISAALIKELSLHPRINRVKEVEQSVELYLPSSQSELQDILFIFSKHEGIIVSLHIEEPNLETLFLSLTGRTLRD, encoded by the coding sequence ATGACACTTGCGGTACTCAGTAATGTAGTGAAACGGTACGACCAGAAATTAACAGTAGATCATGTGAATTTGAGCATCGAGGAAGGCGAAATTTTCGGTTTGCTCGGCCCAAACGGCGCCGGGAAAAGCACAACTATCAGTATGATTTGCGGCTTGCTGAAGCCTGACGGCGGCGAGATTATCATCGACGGGCTGTCAGTGGCAGCAGCTCCGCTAGAGGTGAAAAAAAGAATCGGTCTGGTTCCGCAGGAACTGGCTTTGTATGAAACGATGACGGCTGAGGAAAATGTGAGATTTTTTGGTAAGCTGTATGGCCTGCGCGGCAAGCTGCTGAAGGAACGGGTGGAAGAGGCGCTGGAATTCACCGGACTAAGCGACCGGACGAAGGATAAACCGGCCACCTTCTCCGGGGGAATGAAACGGCGGCTGAACATTGCCTGCGCGATCATGCACCGCCCGAAGCTGATCATTATGGATGAGCCTACGGTAGGCATTGATCCCCAATCGCGCAATCATATCCTCGAGTCGGTCAAGACGCTGAACAAGCTGGGGTCGACCATCATTTACACCAGCCATTACATGGAGGAAGTCGAAGCAATTTGCGACCGTGTAGCAATTATGGATAAAGGTCATGTTATTGCCTGCGGCACAGAGAAAGAACTGCGGGAGAAGGTTGCCCATGAAGAGAAAATAGTCATCAAGGCTGTCAATATCTCGGCTGCCCTGATTAAAGAGCTTAGTCTTCACCCGCGGATTAACCGCGTCAAGGAAGTGGAGCAGTCGGTGGAGCTGTATCTTCCATCCTCACAGAGCGAGCTGCAGGACATTTTGTTTATCTTTTCCAAGCATGAGGGGATTATTGTCTCCCTGCATATCGAAGAGCCGAATCTCGAGACGCTGTTTCTGAGCCTGACCGGACGGACCTTGCGCGATTAA
- a CDS encoding ABC transporter permease, producing the protein MNNIFTIGRNMVKRTIGSHKGLLLHILLPSLVVAGIVSVTGGMEDSAAVLLYTNKDTGAAGNHLIVELENSGDYKLVERSDEADLKEGVTSQDGAAGLWIPEGFTSGILQGKAPQLTVYELKTTEDSMLIKMKTDAIAVEMLSTAATVRKASATGSMDSEERFTAILKQAEEHNVGSIRTDYNLYPRQTLGVITGMTLMFLMSLVTSSVSLIMADRRGRTMMRMFSAPVRSYEIALGNFLGSFMVGLIQIAAVLALGKWVLRYDYEVPMYLYFLVLAAFMLVSMGIAGTVAGLIRNPNNTGMLNTLILTPSCMLGGCFWPLSIMPDYMQKAANFMPQKWAIQAVDIAAAGGGWDELWLPFAILGLMAVILLAVGSAILRPNEAGINA; encoded by the coding sequence ATGAATAACATATTTACGATTGGCCGGAATATGGTCAAGCGAACGATAGGTTCCCACAAAGGGCTGCTGCTGCATATCCTGTTGCCCTCTTTAGTGGTAGCCGGTATTGTCTCCGTTACCGGCGGCATGGAAGATAGCGCGGCGGTTCTGCTGTATACCAACAAGGATACCGGAGCAGCCGGGAATCATCTGATTGTTGAACTGGAGAATAGCGGGGATTACAAGCTTGTTGAGCGCAGCGATGAGGCTGATTTGAAGGAAGGTGTCACCTCGCAGGACGGTGCGGCCGGATTGTGGATTCCGGAGGGCTTTACCTCGGGAATTCTGCAGGGGAAAGCGCCGCAGCTCACCGTATATGAGCTGAAGACGACAGAGGATTCTATGCTAATCAAGATGAAAACCGATGCTATCGCTGTAGAAATGCTGTCAACCGCAGCTACGGTGAGAAAGGCTTCTGCAACCGGGAGTATGGATTCGGAGGAGAGATTCACCGCGATTCTGAAGCAGGCGGAAGAGCATAATGTAGGCAGTATCCGAACCGACTATAATCTGTACCCCCGGCAGACACTGGGTGTTATTACAGGTATGACACTGATGTTTCTGATGAGCCTCGTGACCAGCAGCGTGTCGCTGATTATGGCGGACCGCAGGGGGCGGACGATGATGCGGATGTTCAGCGCACCGGTACGATCCTATGAAATTGCGCTCGGCAATTTCCTCGGCAGCTTTATGGTAGGGCTGATCCAGATCGCTGCTGTGCTTGCACTGGGCAAGTGGGTGCTCCGTTACGACTATGAGGTGCCGATGTATTTGTATTTCCTGGTCCTCGCTGCATTCATGCTCGTATCCATGGGAATTGCCGGTACTGTGGCGGGGCTGATCCGCAACCCGAACAATACCGGGATGCTGAATACGCTGATCCTTACACCGTCCTGCATGCTGGGCGGCTGCTTCTGGCCGCTGTCCATCATGCCGGATTACATGCAGAAGGCGGCCAATTTCATGCCGCAGAAATGGGCAATTCAAGCGGTGGACATCGCCGCAGCCGGTGGAGGCTGGGATGAGCTATGGCTGCCCTTTGCCATTCTGGGCCTGATGGCCGTTATTCTGCTGGCCGTCGGCTCCGCGATTCTTCGCCCTAATGAAGCGGGGATCAACGCGTAG
- a CDS encoding L-rhamnose mutarotase codes for MSSNKLAWTWKVKEECLEEYVQMHLNPWPEILEEHSKAGISNYSIFQNGNQFFYCFECDDKEAVFAYIAQSDACNRWNAITSKMVEGSFDFNEETPMEPLREVFYLK; via the coding sequence ATGAGCAGCAACAAGTTGGCTTGGACCTGGAAGGTGAAGGAAGAGTGCCTGGAGGAATATGTGCAGATGCACCTGAACCCTTGGCCGGAAATCCTTGAGGAGCACAGCAAAGCGGGAATCAGCAATTATTCGATCTTCCAGAACGGCAATCAGTTCTTCTACTGCTTTGAATGTGACGACAAAGAGGCGGTTTTTGCCTACATTGCCCAGAGCGATGCCTGCAACCGGTGGAACGCCATTACCTCTAAAATGGTTGAGGGCTCCTTTGATTTTAACGAAGAAACACCGATGGAACCGCTCCGCGAGGTATTTTATTTGAAATAG
- a CDS encoding response regulator transcription factor: protein MINVVIVDDDSFIRESLKVLVGLDPDIAVVGAAGDGNEALALLQSLPQTDVVLMDIRMPNCSGVEGTRLVKETYPNISVLMLTTFDDDEYIIEALRNGASGYLLKNIPPDRIIQGIKTVHEGNMLIHPDIARKMAGFLQPASRSVSAQGRPLESFGLTKAELAVVASIAEGLTNKEIAAKLFLSEGTVKNYITDILSKLGLRDRTQIAIFYLKNQQEK, encoded by the coding sequence ATGATTAATGTAGTAATTGTTGACGATGACTCTTTCATCCGCGAAAGCCTCAAAGTGCTGGTAGGACTGGACCCCGACATTGCGGTTGTTGGCGCAGCAGGTGATGGCAATGAAGCATTAGCCTTGCTGCAGTCGCTGCCGCAAACAGATGTGGTACTAATGGATATCCGAATGCCGAATTGCTCTGGCGTGGAGGGCACCCGTCTCGTCAAAGAGACATATCCCAATATCTCCGTGCTCATGCTGACCACCTTTGATGATGATGAATATATCATTGAGGCACTCCGTAACGGCGCCAGCGGCTATCTGCTCAAGAACATCCCGCCGGACCGCATCATCCAGGGCATTAAGACGGTGCATGAAGGCAACATGCTGATCCATCCCGACATCGCCCGCAAAATGGCCGGATTTCTGCAGCCCGCCTCACGTTCAGTGTCCGCACAGGGCCGGCCGCTGGAATCCTTCGGCCTAACCAAAGCAGAGCTGGCCGTCGTCGCTTCCATTGCCGAAGGTCTTACCAATAAAGAAATTGCCGCCAAGCTGTTCTTAAGTGAAGGTACCGTGAAAAACTACATTACCGATATTCTCAGTAAGCTCGGACTGCGCGACCGGACACAGATTGCGATATTCTATTTGAAAAACCAGCAGGAGAAGTGA
- a CDS encoding efflux RND transporter permease subunit codes for MTWLTKWSFGNKGAVGLLVVMALVVGIMSYTSLPMEFMPEADNPQITVTVLGPGQDAHSMETSVTKPIEAATSQVKGKTEQMSTSGDGYAKVDIYFDGKSDMKEAAQEVEKAVGTLQFPEGVMDPFIIQLNTSMIPVSQLTLSFDDGLTKDNLEIAENTIIPELQKIEGVASVALYGKTAPQVRVKLDPKAMAAKGVTTAQVLGLLQGRNVSASIGEQTIGGQTGNVNVISSIDSIDTLKQLPVGAGAKLQDIAAVEAKIDQESVSRSNGKDVLFVVITKEANANAVDVGDKVRSAADDINDRIKNAEASVIFSTSDMVVTSVNSMMREVLLGALFATIVILLFLRNIRATLITAISIPLSLAVTLYLLKVSGITLNIVTLGGVAVAVGRLVDDSIVVIENIYRRMQKEPLSRDMVISATREVARAITSSTLATVAVFLPMGLLRGGLQAFLLPFALTVTYSLLTSLVVALTVVPLLSSWLLRGSSLKEHEPAGWFTRFLDWNLQRKWLTLSLGLVLLVGSIGAYIAMPKAALDASDASNVSVQLVYPNDVPVAEVLKNGKLLEQELMNQPQAQTVIMQSGNSADSAKWGSVNSLTQVDYTVMIKEGTDAQVFLDQVRSLQASYTGATLTANEASMMGSSSTSEYVDIVGNDVAAINTIAEEVAAKVKNIEGVQKVSSNMEDTKPVFAFKVNPAEANAQEISMQLGAMLNPVPLGQIQLDGSPAGVILEPVIQAESQEDLKNMTIMTAAGPQPLSQVAALEVTDQPAMLYHKDGKPYVRITAEVDPKKVSAIGADIKKQTDGITLPDGVTLFAGGASADQAGDFGDLGMTALISIGLVYLIMVLTFKTLRAPLAIMFSLPLAAIGAIVALIISGVTPDFTALFGALMLIGIVVTNAVVLIDRIKQNEAHMSIRESILEATGTRMRPILMTAIATVCAMLPLLFGHSEQGSIVSQSLAIVVIGGLTAATLLTLLVVPAIYELLYFRKSAKERKKAAKSAVAA; via the coding sequence ATGACATGGTTAACGAAATGGTCGTTTGGCAATAAGGGGGCGGTAGGTCTTCTAGTTGTTATGGCACTGGTGGTGGGGATAATGAGCTACACCTCGCTGCCGATGGAATTCATGCCGGAGGCCGATAATCCACAGATCACGGTTACAGTGCTTGGACCCGGACAGGATGCGCATTCGATGGAAACCTCGGTTACCAAGCCGATTGAGGCGGCGACCTCTCAGGTGAAAGGCAAGACCGAACAAATGTCTACCTCCGGAGACGGATATGCCAAGGTAGACATATATTTTGACGGCAAGTCTGATATGAAGGAGGCGGCGCAGGAAGTCGAGAAAGCTGTGGGTACGCTGCAGTTTCCCGAAGGTGTGATGGACCCGTTTATCATTCAGCTGAACACCTCAATGATTCCTGTCTCCCAGCTTACGCTGTCGTTCGATGATGGGCTCACCAAGGATAACCTTGAGATTGCCGAGAATACCATCATCCCTGAGCTGCAGAAGATCGAAGGGGTAGCCAGCGTAGCTTTGTATGGCAAGACAGCCCCTCAAGTTAGAGTGAAGCTTGATCCGAAGGCGATGGCCGCAAAAGGGGTAACCACTGCGCAGGTATTGGGGCTGCTTCAGGGGCGCAATGTTTCCGCCTCCATCGGCGAGCAGACGATCGGCGGCCAGACGGGGAATGTGAATGTAATCTCTTCGATAGACAGTATAGATACCTTGAAGCAGCTGCCGGTCGGGGCTGGAGCAAAGCTGCAGGATATTGCCGCTGTTGAGGCCAAGATAGACCAGGAGAGCGTCAGCCGCTCCAATGGTAAAGATGTGCTGTTCGTCGTAATTACCAAGGAAGCGAATGCCAATGCAGTGGATGTCGGCGATAAGGTGCGCAGCGCTGCAGACGATATCAATGACAGAATTAAAAATGCCGAGGCCTCCGTCATTTTCAGCACCTCTGATATGGTGGTCACCTCCGTCAACAGCATGATGCGTGAAGTCCTGCTCGGTGCGTTGTTTGCCACAATCGTAATCCTGCTGTTCCTGCGCAACATCCGGGCTACGCTGATCACGGCGATATCCATTCCGCTGTCCCTGGCGGTTACCCTTTACCTGCTTAAGGTATCGGGAATTACCCTGAATATCGTTACCTTGGGCGGGGTTGCCGTTGCTGTCGGACGGCTGGTGGATGACAGCATCGTGGTCATTGAGAACATCTACCGGCGTATGCAGAAGGAACCCTTGTCCCGTGATATGGTGATCAGCGCAACCCGCGAGGTGGCCAGAGCCATAACCAGCTCAACGCTTGCTACGGTGGCGGTATTCCTGCCGATGGGGCTGCTGCGCGGCGGACTGCAAGCTTTCTTGCTTCCGTTCGCCTTGACGGTAACTTACTCCTTGCTGACTTCGCTTGTTGTGGCGCTGACCGTCGTTCCGCTGCTAAGCTCCTGGCTGCTGCGCGGTTCTTCCCTGAAGGAACATGAGCCCGCCGGATGGTTCACCCGTTTTCTCGATTGGAATCTGCAGCGCAAATGGCTCACGCTGAGCCTGGGTCTAGTGCTGTTGGTCGGCTCTATTGGCGCTTATATCGCCATGCCGAAGGCCGCTCTGGATGCTAGTGATGCCAGCAATGTATCCGTTCAACTGGTATATCCGAATGATGTTCCGGTCGCGGAGGTGTTGAAGAATGGCAAGTTGCTGGAGCAGGAGCTGATGAACCAGCCGCAGGCCCAGACGGTCATCATGCAATCCGGGAACAGTGCCGATTCGGCGAAATGGGGCAGTGTTAACTCGCTGACCCAGGTGGATTATACAGTAATGATCAAAGAAGGAACGGATGCTCAGGTATTTTTGGATCAAGTCCGCAGTCTTCAGGCTTCCTATACGGGGGCAACGCTGACCGCAAATGAAGCCAGCATGATGGGCTCAAGCTCCACCAGTGAATATGTCGATATTGTCGGCAATGATGTCGCAGCTATCAATACAATTGCTGAAGAGGTCGCCGCCAAGGTGAAGAATATAGAAGGTGTGCAAAAGGTCAGCAGCAACATGGAGGATACCAAGCCGGTATTTGCCTTCAAGGTGAATCCTGCTGAAGCTAACGCCCAGGAAATCTCCATGCAGCTGGGGGCGATGCTCAATCCGGTTCCGCTGGGACAGATCCAACTGGACGGTTCCCCGGCCGGTGTCATCCTTGAACCTGTCATTCAGGCGGAATCACAGGAAGACCTGAAGAATATGACCATCATGACCGCCGCTGGTCCGCAGCCATTGTCGCAAGTGGCAGCCCTTGAGGTCACGGATCAGCCAGCCATGCTGTACCATAAGGACGGCAAGCCTTATGTGCGGATTACCGCAGAAGTGGATCCGAAGAAGGTATCGGCCATCGGTGCCGATATTAAAAAGCAGACAGACGGCATAACGCTGCCGGACGGCGTAACTCTGTTCGCGGGCGGAGCATCGGCAGACCAGGCCGGGGACTTCGGTGACCTTGGAATGACGGCGCTGATCTCAATCGGCCTAGTGTACCTGATTATGGTGCTCACCTTTAAGACGCTGCGTGCACCACTGGCAATTATGTTCTCGTTGCCGCTTGCAGCCATCGGAGCGATTGTAGCCCTGATCATATCCGGGGTAACCCCTGACTTCACCGCGTTGTTCGGTGCATTGATGCTGATTGGCATCGTGGTCACCAATGCGGTGGTGCTGATCGACCGCATCAAGCAGAATGAAGCGCATATGTCGATCCGCGAGTCCATTCTCGAAGCAACCGGCACACGGATGCGCCCGATTCTAATGACGGCGATTGCCACTGTCTGCGCCATGTTACCGCTGCTCTTCGGACATTCCGAGCAGGGCAGCATTGTCTCGCAGAGTCTGGCCATCGTAGTAATCGGCGGATTAACCGCAGCCACTCTGCTGACGCTGCTGGTCGTGCCGGCCATCTACGAGCTGCTGTACTTCCGCAAATCTGCCAAGGAACGTAAAAAGGCGGCAAAATCTGCGGTTGCAGCATAG